CCTATTCAGTGACCTGTTAAAGCAGGTGTAAAAAGGTCACTGAAAATTCAGAGAAACCCTGTTCAGTAGCTAGTTTAGCAAATGAATATCTTGTGATAAGTTTTTGCTAAGGTTAATTTTAAATCTTAAACGCTAAACGAAATGAACAAGACATTCAATTTACTTTTCTATGTAAAAAAAGCTAAAATCAATTCTGTAGGAGAGTGTCCTATTTATTTACGAATTACAATTGATGGCAAAATATCCGAGATTAGCACAAAACGTACAGTAAAGCCTTCAAAATGGAACTCTGCAATGCAGAAGGTTAGTGGCTCTTCAGAAGAATGCAGATCATTGAATTATTATTTGAAAACATTTGAGCAGAAAGTTTACGATACATACCACGGATTAATGAGAGATAAGGAAACAGTAACTTGTGAGACTCTTAAAAATAAGTTATTGGGTAAAGGCGAGCTGAACAGAACACTTATACCTATTTTTCAAGATCACAATGACCGTATGGAGAAACTGATAGGAAAAGAATTTGCAAAAGGAAAGTTAACAAGATATAATACCTGCATTAGCCACACAAAAGAATTTTTGAAATGGAAATATAATCTTACCGATATCAACATCATAAAAATTGATTACGGATTTCTTAACGACTTTGAATTTTTTCTTCGTACAGAAAAATCTTGCAATAATAATTCGGCTGTAAAATACATCAAAAATTTTGGTAAGATCGTTAGAATTTGTTTGGGCAATGGCTGGATAGATAAAGATCCTTTCATTAATTACAAATCCAAATTTACCGAAGTAACGAGATCATTCTTGAATGAGCAGGAAATTGAAATTCTTAGAACAAAAGATTTCAAAAACCAAAGAATATCGCAAGTAAGAGATATTTTTCTGTTTAGTTGCTTTACAGGTCTTGCTTACATTGATACACAACAATTGACGACTCAAAATATTAATATTGGATTAGATGGCAAGAAGTGGATTTTTACCAAACGCCAAAAAACAAAAACAACCTCTAATATTCCTTTGCTCCCGCAGGCAGAAAAAATTATTGAAAAATATCAAAATAACCCAATTTGTATCAACAACAATAGATTGCTACCTGTATTAAGTAATCAGAAAATGAACGCGTACTTAAAAGAAATCGCTGATATTTGCGGTGTAGAAAAAGATTTAACTTATCATATTGCGCGTCATACTTTTGCTACCACAATCACTTTATCTAATGGAGTTTCTATTGAGAGTGTAAGTAAAATGCTAGGTCATAAAAGTATCAGAACAACTCAACATTATGCTAAGATTTTAGACAAAAAAGTGAGTGAAGATATGAGTGTGCTAAAAGTTGTTTTGTTGAAAAAAAGTGTATAATTTGATTGAAAGGGACAATGTTATTTTTCTTGAATTTTATACAAATAGCAAAGAAACCAAATTTTAATTCCCGTTTTAATTTTTAAACTTCTTACTTGATTTTCAGTTATACCAATATTCGGTTGATGTATGTTGCATAGTGTTGAATAACAATCACAGATGTATTGAATATCATTCCGGGTAAATTCTTCCAAAAATCCATACTCAAATTTATTCGTAAAGTATTCTATTTTTTACTTCGAGATACTTTAACAAAATAGATTTCTTGTTTTCCTTGATGATATTTTTTAAATTCAGATTTGAACATTTCATCATTTTTGATCTTTTCAATTGGTGCGAGTTGATCATCAATCAGGTATTCGAGGATTGTTCTTAATGAAATTAAGCAATGTCTTAATTTATCCGGATTTTCTGAAGATTCAAAGCGTAATTGGCTCCCAACCATAAGTCTTCTAATTGTAATTCAGATAAGAGAGGGATTAAGTTTTTGTCAAGTAGATTTTCTTTTTCTGTTATTGTTTCATCGGCAAGACTGTCAACTAAGAATTCATTCAATTCTTCAGTTGATTTGAGATTTAAAATCTCTAAATCTGTTATGAAGGCAAATTGAACTTCTGGATTATTTGATATTTTTTCACCGATTTTTGAGATTCCCTTTAGAGATTCGAATACATCAGAATTATAAAAAATATTATTAGAAAAATCTGGAATCAATTTTTTATAATCTGGGAAATCAAAATTTGGAACTACATCTTCAGGAAGTGTAATTTTTGGAAACATTGAACTTATTCTTTTTTGAGTGTCAATCATATTTTGAAACTCCTTTGGGAGTGAAAATATACTTATTTGTTTAGAAAGTTTCCATGGATCGGAATTTATGCCCGAAAGCTCTTTAATTTTGTCGAAATTGTTTGTCATAGAAGTTTTGTTAATTGATTAAAATAAGATTGTTATGCCATATATCTCAGTCTCCAATCGCAATAAATCTATATTTTGCTTCAGTAATTGCAACATTTAGTAAATTAGGTTTTTGAGAAGCCCAATTAGCT
Above is a genomic segment from Chryseobacterium mulctrae containing:
- a CDS encoding pPIWI-associating nuclease domain-containing protein, whose product is MVGSQLRFESSENPDKLRHCLISLRTILEYLIDDQLAPIEKIKNDEMFKSEFKKYHQGKQEIYFVKVSRSKK
- a CDS encoding site-specific integrase codes for the protein MNKTFNLLFYVKKAKINSVGECPIYLRITIDGKISEISTKRTVKPSKWNSAMQKVSGSSEECRSLNYYLKTFEQKVYDTYHGLMRDKETVTCETLKNKLLGKGELNRTLIPIFQDHNDRMEKLIGKEFAKGKLTRYNTCISHTKEFLKWKYNLTDINIIKIDYGFLNDFEFFLRTEKSCNNNSAVKYIKNFGKIVRICLGNGWIDKDPFINYKSKFTEVTRSFLNEQEIEILRTKDFKNQRISQVRDIFLFSCFTGLAYIDTQQLTTQNINIGLDGKKWIFTKRQKTKTTSNIPLLPQAEKIIEKYQNNPICINNNRLLPVLSNQKMNAYLKEIADICGVEKDLTYHIARHTFATTITLSNGVSIESVSKMLGHKSIRTTQHYAKILDKKVSEDMSVLKVVLLKKSV